The following proteins come from a genomic window of Impatiens glandulifera unplaced genomic scaffold, dImpGla2.1, whole genome shotgun sequence:
- the LOC124918425 gene encoding uncharacterized protein LOC124918425, translating to MALVGKVRKRLLEAQTRQKSYADKKRRDPSFSRGDHVFIKVSPCKCIIRFRKRGKLNTRYIGPFEILEEIGEVAYRLALPSNLDTVHNVFHVSNLRKYIPNLTHIIHHHVMQWTPDLAYEEIPTKIISRQIRRLRNKEISMVKVLWSNHSANEFTWEVEEDMQMKYTDLFGTF from the coding sequence ATGGCCCTTGTGGGCAAGGTCAGGAAGAGGCTGCTAGAAGCTCAAACTAGGCAGAAAAGCTATGCTGACAAGAAACGCCGAGATCCATCTTTCAGTAGGGGCGACCATGTTTTCATAAAGGTTTCCCCTTGCAAATGTATCATCAGATTCAGGAAAAGGGGCAAGTTGAATACAAGGTACATCGGCCCCTTTGAAATTCTGGAGGAAATAGGGGAGGTTGCTTATAGACTTGCCCTGCCCTCAAATCTTGATACAGTCCACaacgtttttcatgtttctaATCTAAGGAAGTATATTCCAAATCTGACCCATATCATCCATCATCATGTAATGCAGTGGACACCAGACTTGGCTTATGAAGAGATCccaacaaaaataatttcaagGCAGATCAGAAGGCTGCGAAATAAAGAAATCAGCATGGTGAAGGTTCTATGGAGCAACCATTCTGCAAATGAATTTACTTGGGAAGTAGAGGAAGACATGCAAATGAAGTATACCGATTTATTTGGtacgttttaa